The bacterium DNA window AACGCCTTGAGGAAGTGGATAAAGATCTGGCCGAGCTGGATGAATCGCGGCGTCAGCTGAAAGCGCACTGGCAGCTGGAGAAACAGGCGATCGCTGAGATCCGCGGACTCAAGGAGCAGATCGAGCAGAGCCGCACCGCCATGGCGGCGGCGGAGCGCGAGGGCGATCTGGCTAAAGCCGCTGAGTTGAAATACGGCCGCCTGGTCGAGCTGGAAAAAAAGCTCCGAGAGGGCAACCACCGGCTGGTGGACCTGCAAAAAGACCGTAAAATGTTAAAGGAGGAGGTGGACGAAGAGGACGTCGCCGAGGTGGTGGCCAAATGGACCGGCATCCCGATCACGCGCATGCTGGAGGGTGAAAAGGAAAAGCTCATCCATATGGAGGATCGCATCCATCAACGGCTGATCAATCAGGAGGAGGCGGTCTCGGCCGTGGCCAATGCGATCCGCCGCAGTCGCGCCGGACTGCAGTCCGCCAACCATCCCATCGGATCGTTTATTTTTCTCGGATCAACCGGTGTGGGCAAGACCGAGCTGGCGCGGGCTCTGGCCGAGTTTCTGTTCGACGATGAGCGCGCCATGGTGCGCATCGATATGTCCGAATATGGCGAACGCCACACGGTCTCCCGCCTTATCGGCGCGCCGCCGGGTTATGTCGGCTATGAAGAGGGCGGGCAACTGACCGAAGCAGTGCGGCGCAAGCCGTATGCCGTGGTCCTGCTGGATGAGATCGAAAAAGCCCATCCGGAGGTGTTCAATGTGCTGCTGCAGGTGTTGGACGACGGCCGGTTGACCGACAACCAGGGGCGCACGGTGAATTTCAACAACACCATCATCATCATGACCTCCAACATCGGCGCGCCCTATATCATGGAACAGTCGCAACGCATCACGGAAGAGAACCGTGAACGAATCCATGAAGAGATCACCGCACAAGTGCACAGTCTGCTTAAAAGCACCCTGCGGCCCGAATTCCTCAACCGCATCGACGAGGTCATTGTGTTCCACAGCCTGAGCCAGGCGCATATCGCCCAGATCGTCCGCCTACAGATGAAGCAGATTCATCAGCTGTTGCAGGGCAAAGAACTGGATCTGCAGCTTTCGGCCAAGGCAGAGGCGTGGCTGGCGGAAAAGGGTTTTGATACGGTTTTCGGCGCCCGTCCGCTGAAGCGGTTGATTCAAAAGGAGTTGATCAATCCCTTGGCCATGCGACTCCTGCGGGGAGACTTTCCGTCGGGTTCGACGATTGTGGTGGAGGTGAAGGATAATTCGCTTGATTTTAAGAAAAAAAGTAAATAAACTGTTTTTTTATGGAACTTTGCCGTTTTTGCCAAGTATTTTTGCGCAGAGCGTATCGATACGCTAAAAGGCATCCAATCCGGCGGCCAATAACCACGCCGCCGGATGTTTAATAGAGAAACAGGCCATTCACTGATCGGAGGGTGTATGAGAAGAGCTTCTGGACTGCTGGGAATGCTTTTCATTACGGCGCTGATT harbors:
- a CDS encoding AAA domain-containing protein; translation: LHCIGATTLDEYRKHIEKDAALERRFQPIVINPPSVEETVSILRGLKEKYEVHHGVRIQDNALVAAAALSDRYISDRFLPDKAIDLIDEAASKLRIEIDSMPVELDEVERKYKQLEIERQALKKESDAASAKRLEEVDKDLAELDESRRQLKAHWQLEKQAIAEIRGLKEQIEQSRTAMAAAEREGDLAKAAELKYGRLVELEKKLREGNHRLVDLQKDRKMLKEEVDEEDVAEVVAKWTGIPITRMLEGEKEKLIHMEDRIHQRLINQEEAVSAVANAIRRSRAGLQSANHPIGSFIFLGSTGVGKTELARALAEFLFDDERAMVRIDMSEYGERHTVSRLIGAPPGYVGYEEGGQLTEAVRRKPYAVVLLDEIEKAHPEVFNVLLQVLDDGRLTDNQGRTVNFNNTIIIMTSNIGAPYIMEQSQRITEENRERIHEEITAQVHSLLKSTLRPEFLNRIDEVIVFHSLSQAHIAQIVRLQMKQIHQLLQGKELDLQLSAKAEAWLAEKGFDTVFGARPLKRLIQKELINPLAMRLLRGDFPSGSTIVVEVKDNSLDFKKKSK